A single region of the Glycine max cultivar Williams 82 chromosome 20, Glycine_max_v4.0, whole genome shotgun sequence genome encodes:
- the LOC100782256 gene encoding uncharacterized protein encodes MVFTCSEKEESMAMGPERSKPLHNFMLPCLKWGGQRHLRCTKHPSDSSSADAAGDRRSPAPREFDSPPPPLTNADTRTRLTRPRFLVGDEGIDAVREKLMLDLKTEADRMKDAILGKEVAEYNNDVEMNDAPPPPVTGVRMKDAILGKEVAEYNNGVEMNDAPPLPVTGVRTWNLRTRRAPVAGDKGVRIDERRGGGGGSSLSPLRMKSPKLRGSPEKEERRPVKFSLTLAKKEIEEDFMRIVGHRPPRRPKKRPRNVQKQLDTLFPGQWLSEVCADSYKVPDDAETGKR; translated from the exons ATGGTGTTTACGTGTTCGGAGAAAGAAGAGAGCATGGCTATGGGACCCGAGAGATCGAAGCCTCTTCACAATTTCATGTTGCCTTGTTTGAAGTGGGGGGGTCAGCGCCACCTCCGCTGCACCAAACACCCCTCCGACTCCTCCTCCGCCGACGCCGCCGGAGATCGCCGATCTCCGGCGCCGCGCGAATTCGACTCGCCGCCCCCGCCGCTCACTAATGCCGACACCCGAACGCGCCTCACGCGGCCGCGGTTCCTCGTCGGCGACGAGGGGATCGACGCCGTCAGGGAAAAGCTCATGCTTGATCTCAAGACCGAGGCCGATAGGATGAAGGACGCGATTCTCGGCAAGGAGGTTGCAGAATACAATAATGATGTCGAGATGAACGACGCACCGCCGCCGCCGGTTACTGGAGTTAGGATGAAGGATGCGATTCTCGGCAAGGAGGTTGCAGAATATAATAATGGTGTCGAGATGAACGACGCGCCGCCGCTGCCGGTTACTGGAGTGAGGACGTGGAATCTGCGGACGCGGCGGGCTCCGGTGGCCGGAGACAAGGGAGTGAGGATTGACGAGAGGAGGGGTGGTGGCGGGGGGTCGTCGTTATCGCCGTTGAGGATGAAGTCGCCGAAATTGAGAGGGTCGCCGGAGAAGGAAGAGCGGCGGCCGGTGAAGTTTTCTCTGACGCTGGCGAAGAAGGAGATTGAGGAGGATTTTATGAGGATTGTGGGCCACCGGCCTCCCCGCCGGCCCAAGAAGAGGCCCAGAAATGTGCAGAAGCAATTGGAT ACCCTTTTCCCTGGCCAGTGGTTGTCGGAGGTTTGTGCCGATTCCTACAAGGTTCCGGATGATGCTGAGACTGGCAAG AGGTAG